The genomic segment gtttcaaacacaaaaaCAGAACTTAATTCTGATTTTTCTTCATCAAGATACAACAGATTTCCCATAACTGCTCAAGGGGCCtataaaaatttcagcagcacttcccttgtttcctttacttttccaacctaaCATCCACCCAATCTCATCTCAATTCAGCCAtaatttcacatacaaatcataaaccATTTAACACActtaattagggtcacaatacccttcatgTACAATCAATTAGTAGCTCCAAAACTAACCACAAgtacacatacaaatcataggctaTTCAACACACCTCAatagggttacaatacccttcaatcttAGCCAATTAAGAGCTCAACAACCAACCATAGTAAAGCCCTAattttggaaaccctaaaattgaaattttactCTACAACctaaaattttctgcaaacaaccacaactaacatataaaagctttattttacaccatatcaagctatAATTCCATGGCCAAACAATAATTATCATATAAgggcagaaaaatcaccaataaatctgaaatttatctAACTCTACctcaaatcatgaaatcttccacaaaatagcatatttagccactaaaaaccactaatttaccattattaagaacaaagaggGAATTTCTTGACAAAGTACCTTAGAACCACAAGAGATAAGGTAACTTAGTGCTTTCtcttccaaaatcactccaccagcCTCTTTAATCCTTCATAGCAAGGagcttttatggagtaatttgaggttttaacggttggagtaataaatctgaaatttatctAACTCTACctcaaatcatgaaatcttccacaaaatagcatatttagccactaaaaaccactaatttaccattattaagaacaaagaggGAATTTCTTGACAAAGTACCTTAGAACCACAAGAGATAAGGTAACTTAGTGCTTTCtcttccaaaatcactccaccagcCTCTTTAATCCTTCATAGCAAGGagcttttatggagtaatttgaggttttaacggttggaactcaagatttgagcttGGAATTGACAGACAAGTTGaaggttttctcttttttctttctcctcaaTGGCTGGCCAAAGCAAGAAAAAGTGAGAGGAaattttggtccaaattgaTTTTAGGAAAGTAAGAAAGCTTTGGTCAAGGTCCACCTTCGAATAAtaacgcgacacgtggcacctcTAATGTTTATCTCATCCTCTTATCTCCCAATACTAAttaatctagctaacctctaatcatctcctaatACCCAGTAAAATAATGTCCCTTAATACAAAACTTTACCTAGTCGTCAAAATTCACCACACTTAACAccctagcgggtcccacgtacAATATACGCTACTAATGTCccataaactaacttatactcgaaaaatgatttaaaaactgtaCTTTCTTATAAAAATCTTTGGTCAATTAATATAATAAGGTAAGGTATAAAAAATGGCACacgaagaaataaaataaaagaatataaaatatgaaaatttttcgggttctcacagaaacACTCAAGATTAACCTCGTAGTctagttctgataccaattatAGAACCCAAATTTAGGGTTCTAATAATAATTGATACATGTAAGGTTTCCGAatcatacacacacacacacacacacacacacacacacacacatatatataaacCAAGGGGTCAACAAGTTAAGTTTTACTACAATTACTTGAAATATGTTTGGATAACATCCTTTTTCGATTGGGTATGGTTTTGACTATTCCTATAGCCTATCAATTGGTTAACCATAGATATATTTTAGTTAATGGTCGTATAGTAGATATATCAAGTTATCGCTGCAAACCCCAAGATATTATTACGGGGAAGGATGAACAAAATCCATATCTATGATTCAAAAATCTCTGGATTCATCCCCTCAAGAGGAATTGTCGAGCCATTTGACCCTTCACCCAGTCTAACATAAAGGATTAGCCGATCAAATAATAGATAGTAAATCGGTTGGTTTGAAAATAATTGAATTATTAGTCGAAGAATATTATTCTCAACAAACTTAAACTTAACTAAATAAGGATTTAGACATTTTTCTGCACTTTCATCAAAGTAAATTAACCTAATGTTAAGTAAGAAAATTTGGGTTTGACCTGaattttcttgcttttatttatCACAGACCAAAGGAATATTTTCATTCCTTCTTTACTCTTGACACTTACAACATTTTCTTTCCTAGTATTTTATGCATCACAACAATTAGAAATAGGAAATCTATATAAAGAAAAGTCCAACAGTTGACATAGTGTTATTCATTTTCCATTATTCTTAGTCAAATCagtaaattaaaatgaaaagagaGGGATTCGAACCCTCAATAAACAAAAGCCTACATAGCAATTCCAATACTACACCTTGAACTATTCGGCCATCTCTCCAAAATAATGATTATGATCCCAAATCAAGTGAATATCTATAGATATATGTATGCATATATTAATGTATGTATAACAAAATAATGTTCTGCCAAATGGATGATTAATCTTTTCACCACGTGgcaaaataaattataaaaaaattgtgTTGGTTATGTTTCTTTGTGAATTTTATCCTGTTCTTTTTTTTGACAACCAATCTATTAATTACTTACCTTATATAAGTTTATATGAATTGTATCTTCTTAATTTTTTCTCAATCAAcacatattttttcttttttttaacccTCTTTAGTCATGTTTTTGTTTCTATTGTTGTTATTCATCATTTATCACCATTACTAAAATCTGGACAATCTATGCACGTTAGCAATAACGTAATGCTTTCTCCCTTTACTTCCTTTCTAATAATTCTTATTTTAATAATATGTTATTTAATAGATTTgctaaaaaattttcaacattaaTCTTTTCTTATCTACAATATATATGTCTAACATATTTTTCATAAGGAAGTTCTTGATTGATCGTCAAGTTTTCCCTAATTTTCTTATCAATCAACCgtgaatctctctctctctctctctctctctctcttaattttCTCAATTAATTTACCTAGAATTAAATACTTATCTTATACCTTTTGAGCATCTACTTTTTTTAACATCATATAACTATGCACATGGCATGATGCTAATGATAATGAAcaactaaatatatatatatatatatatatgaattgaCAAGTATAATTATGGCATGTTTCATCATTTTTCCTGACAAACTCAAATagttactttttcttttattcctaTGAAGTCAAATTATATTTATGTTTCTTTTTAACATCAGAAATTTCCTTTTGAATATTCACAATAActcttaattttttcttttttttatctcaaaaCAAAATTGTAAGATCaatcttaattttttcttttctttcatcccAAAACAAAACTTTATGATCTCTcttaattttttcccttttcatcCCAAAACAAAACTTTAGGTAAGTCTTCAATTAACTTTCCCTCTTAATATGAGTGGAGTGGTTTTGGTCATGATTAGTGCATTATGTCATAAATataattcaataatttcatGCAATTAGCCTTTAAATTAGTTATTTATACCACAAACCACCATATATATACTCATATATACACATCCCAAATATGTCAGTTTTATAATTCTTAATATACAATTCCTAGGTATGTTTTGATCCACAATGTTATTGAAAAGCCTTTCAATATATTATGCACAATCTTGTCAAGGAACAGGCCAACAACTAGttgaaagaataaaataatcaCTCAAATATTTATGTAGGAGAGAAGAATTAAATAACTCACACTATTATGATATCTCAAAACAATGGAAGAAAGCCACACCACAATAAAACCTTACAGATTCTTCTGAATCCTCTTAAGAAAAATACTCTAAAATACTATCCTATTATAACCTACTAAAATTGTTGGATAAGAAACAACTTATATCAACAATTACCAAATAAAACACATACTCTTAACTAACACAGCTACTAAAAACCTAACtccaataaaactaataaataacCAACTACTTAGGCTAAGCTTTAAAAAGCTATTTTTGAGTGTAGATTAAGGGATTAAATCTCTTAACTTGCATTTTTATTCAGAATTTCCTGAAAATTTTACTAGCATATGCATAGGCATCCATTTAGTTTGGTGGCATTTCAGTTCCCTTCAGGTCCCCTTTTGACTTTCTTGGATCCACCCCTTTCCCTTAGTGTAGAATAGGAGTAAGTGTAGAATAGAAATTATCGTGTCCAGAAAAAATACAACtagtaaatgaataaataaaattttctaaatttggtTTATTTTTCCAACATTGTTGTTACGACATGGTAGCTATGCTTGATTACGTTGGCACTCGTCTATATGTTGTACTACAGTAGATTGGTAGACCCTTATATTAGCCGTTGCTCACAAATGTTCATAAAGTATGGCGGCCAATAAGCATATGGTCTtcatgattgaaattaaaagtgcatagtttaagaaattttgataattttagaTGCAAGTCAAACTGAAATCAAAGGGCATTAATGTCCAACCGTAATCAAAGCATTGAGACCAGAATTAAAAGGACATAATCATCTCTTTCTCTCACCAACTTCATCTACTTCAAAAACATCATGGTGAATGTAATTGTGACTATGCGTTGAATCCAACTTCATCTATTGGAGATATTGAATCCAATATCTCCAGTGTGCGACTATGGGTCAAATACCATTGTGAAAACATCATGAACTCATTGGAATCCAGGTCCACGATATGCTGAATTCCTGCTTGTCTGCCGATTTGTAACTTTCAATCAATACTCCGTCCCACGTAGCCTTCTTGTCTACCGATGTGTAGTTTTGGATCAATAATCTGTTCCACGTAGCCTTCAGTAGTTGTAATCGACCGACCATACTTATAGTCTAGGTGAAATTTCAGCAAGGAATGGGTTTTCCTTGTGGGTAAAGCTCGTTTTCAAAGATTTTTGGAGAATTATGATTGGTGAGTTCAAGGAAAATGAAGTGGTTGCTCTTCTTAGGACTTCTACTTCTGGTGTTGATGCTTCGTTGGATAAAAATGCCCTTTAGTTTTAGTCTGACTTCTTTCttaaattattagaatttttTAAACTATGCACTTTGAATTATTCAGTTTTAGTCTGAGACAAAATTTGGATCAAAGGACCAGTACTTGACAACAGTGATAGTTGAGGAACTTTCTAGGTGCTTTATTCCGTGGTATTTTAAGTGCTGACTGAATTTAGAGGCACTTCAGTGGTATCATGTCAATTGGTTTCgaaaaaatattaagaataATGGAATATTCTAACTACTTTATAAAACTCTCAACAATAGTGCAATATATTTTACAATGAGAAAAACaataattttaataaaaaatagtttaacaattaaaaaatcaaataaagttTTGTACATATATTCAAGCACTTTGCTTGAAAATTGTCAAAGGTTTTTGGGTAATTGTCAAATTAGGTATCTCAAATATTATGCTTTTAGATAATTTGGTACTTGTTGTGACATTTTAACTAATTTAAGGCAAAATGCTTTACTTTTAAGCTCAAATATGATTGCTAAGTGTCTTCAAGGTATAAAAAGAATCACTTTGTCCAGTCTAAAGAATTGTTGGTGAATTTCAAGAGTCATATAGAttacttttaatttttatactaGTGCAGTACAGAAACTAGATAGTTCTTTTTTGCAATTTTATCTTCAAATCATGTCACTAGTAACTTGTTTTGAGTATTTATGAATTATGCAAGTTATCAAAAACATTTTTATGTATTGTCTATAAAAGTACTAATTTTGAAATTGTTATTCAACATGAATTGCAAAAGTTTTTGATAGTTTTATAAAATAAACTAAGAACTTTCTTagcccatttttcattttctcaagaAATTTTTAATAGAAAAAGACATTATGGTTGAATTGATatctaaaaattttatttggtATGTATTTAAGGTACATAAAGTTATTTTCATTATTGTAATAGGCAAATTTTAGGGACTCTATCAATTGTTCAGAATTGTATACTTTTTTAGTATTTTTCACCCACACCAATggcatataaatatatatataatgcttCCTCAATTTCATTATTAACTCCTAAGTTTGCTCTAAAACTAGGAGGCAAAAACATGCTTTGTACCGTGGAAATGTAAAATGCCTTACCCAATTTTGTATAAATTGCAAAGCAAAATATACGAAGGAATAGAATAGTGGTCTATATGCAAAAGGTATGCCTGATTATTAGCAAAGTCCAAAAGGAATAAATCTTCAATTATGTAGTCCTCGGAGATAACcttgttttgtaatttttgttgcATGCAGAAACCATTTGCAAAAGAAATCTCAATGACTAAATATTAGTTTAAAAAAAGATAAAGGACACCAAAGTAAGGAAAGAAACACTTCAAACATTTATTATCAAAgcttgataaatgcaaccagTAGCTAAACATTCATCATCAAAGCTTGATTCGCTAAACAATTGCAACTAGTTACTAAATATCAAACTTCTAGTGTTGTGGATACACTTTTCCAACCACGGTTCGATTTTGGATTAAGAGAAGAAAGCAGCATAAAAAGCTGAATTTGTTGGAATAAAATCAGCGTAAATTGGATGGCCGATCAAACGGAAAATGCAAAGTGCCATGGATACAGCTTTTCTCCAAAGACAAAAACCAATGGTTGTAAGAAAAGAATTTGATGGTTACAAATGGTAACCCACAGAACAAATTAATATAGAAGGAAAGAAACAGACATAAACAATATCATAATCCATTCATGCGTATAAGAAAAGGGTGGCCTATACAGATTGAAATGACAATTGAACCATATTAACCAACAATGTCATGGAGCAGAAATTAGCTAAGAGAAGCTGAAAGCGTGAATTAAGTACCGCGCCTTCAAGTAAGAAGCTTCAAGCAAACGGCAGGCGTGGAATACTGGCTCACGCCTTTATGAAGTAAAGAAGACGTGCGAAATAAAAGAAGATTGCAAGAGGAGGCGTGGAATCCAAATCACGCCCTTCCTGGGAATGAGCTCAAGCAACGTGAACTTCTGAGCAAGTGGCTACAACAGATTCTGTTAAGCATCACATGGCCGAGCTGGATTAGGAAATGACAAAAGAGCTGGTCATTAGCTAGCTCTATATAAAGATAGGATTAGTAGTGGAAGGATAGCATTTTTCTGTTAGCAATTATAAGGGATCATTCCCTGagtctttttctctttctgttTCCTTCATTCTGTCACTTCCCTTCCCCTTCCCGCCAAATCTGTAATCTGCTTATTGATCAATATCAATATCAATTCATCGATTATTCTTCggttattattaattttccctgtTATTTGGTCCTTTATTCTGCGTTCGTCCCATAAATCAATCCAGTGGAAGCTGGTCTGTTGCATGTTTACTGTTCGATATCAtcacagtggtatcagagctagctACAAGCCATTGGGACATGACTAAGAATCAGGAGGAAGCTCTGAGAAGGGAACTCACTGAGTTGGGGAGTGTGGTGAGGACTTTTGCCAATAAAAATGATGGGGTAGAACAGTCGGTAAGAGCAATGGAACATAGGCAGGAGAGCACAGATAGGGCCATAAAAAATTTAGATCAGAAATATAAAGGGATGATGAACATGATGGCTCAGATCATGGCCAAACTAAATGACAAAGGAAAGGAGGTAGAAGGGGGTAGTTCTGGGAGTGAGACTAGGATAGCAGTCACCACAGATACAGCTGAGAGGGTGGGGAGTAAAGGTGGAGCCAGGCTACCAAAGATGGACTTCCCTGCATTCGATGGAAACAGCCCCAGAGAGTGGGTTAGAAGGGCGAACAAATACTTCCAGAtccatggagtagaggaaggCCTGAAGTCAGACATTGCTCAGCTCCATTTCCAGGAGAAGGCAGACATCTGGTTCCATGGCATGTACCACGAGAAGGGGGTAGTCCCATGGAAGGAACTAGCAATGGCAGTCTGTGAGAGGTTTGGAGAGGGAGATCCAGAGGAGGCCATAGAGGAATTCAACAAACTGATGCAGACAGGAAGTGTCACTGAGTACCTAGAGAAGTTTGAACAACTGAAATTTATGGTAATGTTATCTCTCCCTGGTCTGATTCCTATTACAAATCATGTTTCCTTAGTGGCTTAAAGGAGGAAATAGTAAGTATGGTTAGGATGACCAGACCCCACACCTTAGCAGACACCATTGAGGCTGCAAAATTGCAGGAAAGGAACCTGGAAGCCATTAGGAAAACACAGGGAAAGATGATGCACAAATGTACGCCCTCACCTGGTATCCCACCTATTAACAAACAAAACTTCACCCCACATACCAAAATGAAGTGGCCTAACTTCCAGTATAAGAAACCAGAGACTTTTTccaaccaaaacaccaaaacAGGAACTCATACAGCAAACCAATTCAGAAAAATCACCCCCTCTAAACTAAGTTAcaggagggaaaaggggttgtGTTTCAAGTGTGCAGAGCCATATACACTGGGGCATATCTGCAAACAAGCTCACCTAAATTACATGCTGATAGATGATCCATGGGGAGCAGGAGAGAACTCAGATGAACCAGGGAAGGAGACAGAGGAATTCTGTGATTGTCCAGAAGGGGACTTGAGTAATGAAAACATAGAAGTGTCCATTCATGCATTGGCAGGAGGGACTGAGCATAAGACACTTAAACTTAAGCGTAAGATAGCAGGAATGGAGATCATAATTCTGGTAGATAGTGGGAGTACTCACTGTTTTATTGATGAGAGGTTAGCAGAAACCATACAACTACCAGCTATTGGGAATCCATTAACAGTCAGGGTTGCCAATGGTGAGCAACTGGAGTCCAGACAGTTACAGGGAGCCGTACAGTGGGAAATGCAGGGAAACAAATTCACACATCAATTCAATACCTTGAAACTAGGAAGCTGTCATATGGTCCTTGGAGTAGATTGGCTAGCCAGGTATAGCCCTATTGAGTTTGATTTCAGGCAGCTCTCCATGAGGTTCCTACAAGGAAGGCAACCAGTGGAGTTGAAGGGAGAAGTCAGCAAACTCAAGCTCAAGGCCATCAAGGGGAGTAAACTAACAAAATGGAGGAAAAAACAGGCATATGGAATATCTGCCCAGCTGTGTGTGTTGGAGGAAGGGAAGGAGGACACTGAAGTAATACCAGCAGAGATGAAGAGTTTGCTGGACAAATTTGAAGGAGTATTTGCTGAACCTCAAGGCATGCCTCCCAGGAGGAGCCACGACCATAGCATCCCACTGAAGCAAGGAGCTACCCCATTCCAGGTCAGGCCATACAACTGCCCTTATGTAcagaaatcagaaatagaaAGGTTGGTGAAAGAAATGCTACAAATGGTAATCATTCAGCCTAGTAATAGCCATTCTGCATCTCCAGTATTACTAGTCAAGAAAAAAGATGGTAGTTGGAGGTTCTGTGTAGATTACAGACAACTGAATGAACTCACCATGAAGGACAAATTTCCTATGCCTCTAATAGATGAGCTTCTGGATGAACTGCATGGCTCAAAATACttcaccaaaattgacttgAGGGCTGGATATCATCAGATCAGGGTCAAGGTGGAGATATACACAAGACAGCTTTTAGGACTCACCAAGGCCTTTATGAATTCAAGGTTATGCCCTTTGGGCTGACGAATGCTCCAGCAACATTCCAGAGCCTTATGAATCATGTTTTCAGGGATCAACTAAGGAGGTATGTCTTGGTCTTCTTTGATGACATACTAATTTACAGCCCTTCCCTGGAAGTACACCTACAGCAGGTAGCAGAAGTGTTGAATCTATTGCAGGAACACCAACTTTATGTCAAGAAAAGCAAATGCTCTTTTGCACAAACAGAGGTGGAGTACCTTGGCCACATTATCTCAGGAAAAGTAGTGAGGGCAGATCCCAAGAAGGTGGAAGGAATGATGAACTGGCCCACACCAACCTCTGTCAAGGAGCTCAAAGGATTCCTTGGTCTAACAGGATATTACAGAAGATTTGTAAAGGGGTACGGGGCTACTGCAAAACCTCTCACCATGTTACTAAAGAAGGATGGGTTCCACTGGAGTGCAACAGCAGATGAGGCTTTTCAGAAACTCAAACTGGCAATGTGCAGCACTCCTGTACTAGCCCTGCCAGATTTCACTAAGCCATTTGTGGTTGAAACAGATGCATGCTATGGAGGAATTGGAGCAGTACTGATGCAGGACAGGAGGCCAATAGCATTCCTAAGTCAAAGCCTGGCACCCAGGAACATGGGAATGTCTATTTATGAGAAAGAATTGCTAGCCTTAGTGACTGCAGTTACtaaatggagacactacctgGAGGGGAACCACTTCATCATAAGAACTGACCATCAGAGCCTTAAGTATCTCTTGGATCAAAGAATCACTACCTCACTTCAACAGAAATGGCTCACCAAGTTGCTGGGGCTCAGCTATGAGATTCAATAcaggaaagggaaagaaaatgtAGCAGCAGATGCTCTGTCCAGGAGGGCAAGCAGAGAAGAAGGAGATTGTTCTGAACTAATGTGTGTCATTCCTGAATGGATAAAGGAGGTTATAGAAAGCTATCAAGGGGATGAAGAGGTACAGAACATGGTCAGACAGCTGCTGCTCACACCTGATAACCCTTCAAAACACTCATATCAGGATGGAGTGCTCAGATACAAGGGCAGAATAGTGGTTGGCTCAAAAGGAGATGTAAGGAAGAAAATCATTGCTGCAATACATGGATCGCAGCTGGGAGGTCATTCTGGAATCCAGGCCAGCTACTTAAGAGCCAAGCAGTTGttccattggccaaggatgCACAGGGATATCAAAGATGCCATATTACAGTgtgatacatgcaagaaatgtaaGGATGAGCACGTTGCTTATCCTGGTCTCCTGCAACCTCTTCCTGTACCACAGTACTCATGGAGTCACGTCACAATGGATTTTATTGAAGGACTGCCAATCTCAGAGAAGAAGGATACTATCATGGTGGTGGTGGACAGACTCACCAAATCAGCCCACTTCATCAGCCTCTCACATCCTTTTGATACCCCCACAATAGCCAGACTCTTTTTGGATCACATCTGCAAGCTGCATGGAATTCCCTTAAGCATGCTATCTGACAGAGACAAGGTGTTCACCAGTCAATTTTGGACTGAACTCTTCACTTTGTTGGGTACAGACTTAAAATTAAGCACTGCCTATCACCCCCAAACAGATGGCCAAACTGAGAGGGTAAATCAAGTGCTGGAGATGTACTTAAGGTGTATGACACATCTGGAGCCAAAGAGATGGAATGCATGGCTGTCCCTTGCTGAGTGGTGGTATAACACTACCTATCACACAGCCATTCAGATGAGTCCATTCGAGGCCTTGTATGGAATGGCACCTCCTCAGTTGGCAATAGGACCATACTCTCATCCCAGAGTAGCAGCAGTGGAGGACCATTTGAAGGATCGACAAAGGATGGATGG from the Coffea arabica cultivar ET-39 chromosome 11e, Coffea Arabica ET-39 HiFi, whole genome shotgun sequence genome contains:
- the LOC140021166 gene encoding uncharacterized protein, producing the protein MVRMTRPHTLADTIEAAKLQERNLEAIRKTQGKMMHKCTPSPGIPPINKQNFTPHTKMKWPNFQYKKPETFSNQNTKTGTHTANQFRKITPSKLSYRREKGLCFKCAEPYTLGHICKQAHLNYMLIDDPWGAGENSDEPGKETEEFCDCPEGDLSNENIEVSIHALAGGTEHKTLKLKRKIAGMEIIILVDSGSTHCFIDERLAETIQLPAIGNPLTVRVANGEQLESRQLQGAVQWEMQGNKFTHQFNTLKLGSCHMVLGVDWLARYSPIEFDFRQLSMRFLQGRQPVELKGEVSKLKLKAIKGSKLTKWRKKQAYGISAQLCVLEEGKEDTEVIPAEMKSLLDKFEGVFAEPQGMPPRRSHDHSIPLKQGATPFQVRPYNCPYVQKSEIERLVKEMLQMVIIQPSNSHSASPVLLVKKKDGSWRFCVDYRQLNELTMKDKFPMPLIDELLDELHGSKYFTKIDLRAGYHQIRVKVEIYTRQLLGLTKAFMNSRLCPLG